A single region of the Ictalurus punctatus breed USDA103 chromosome 17, Coco_2.0, whole genome shotgun sequence genome encodes:
- the pccb gene encoding propionyl-CoA carboxylase beta chain, mitochondrial: protein MAAYTLIRSGGGILTGLKCSLKTFTHVPQSCAALSRCKLSLNTQWRSSAQLSVQDRIESKRRAALQGGGQARIEAQHKRGKLTARERIALLLDPNSFVEYDMFVEHRCADFGMQADHNKYPGDSVVTGQGRINGRLVYIFSQDFTVFGGSLSGAHAQKICKVMDQAMMVGAPVIGLNDSGGARIQEGVESLAGYADIFLRNVMASGVVPQISLIMGPCAGGAVYSPALTDFTFMVKDTSYLFITGPDVVKSVTNEDVTQEELGGAKTHTSVSGVAHKAFENDVEALLNLREFFNFLPLSNKDSAPVTECHDPSDRLVPGLDTLVPFESTKAYDMLDIIHGIVDEREFFEIMPNYAKNIVVGFARMNGRTIGIVGNQPKVASGCLDINSSVKGARFVRFCDAFNIPIITFVDVPGFLPGTAQEYGGIIRHGAKLLFAFAEATVPKITIITRKAYGGAYDVMSSKHLRGDVNYAWPSAEVAVMGAKGAVQIIFRGKENQAEAEAEYMETFANPFPAAVRGFVDDIIQPSTTRMRICRDLEVLASKKQSNPWKKHANIPL from the exons ATGGCGGCGTACACACTGATTCGGAGCGGCGGGGGCATTTTAACCGGTCTGAAATGTTCCTTAAAGACTTTCACTCATGTTCCTCAGAGCTGTGCCGCTTTATCGCGCTGTAAACTTTCACTAAACACACAGTGGAGGAGTTCAGCGCAGCTGTCAGTGCAGGACAGAATCGAGAGCAAGCGGAGAGCCGCGCTGCAGGGAGGAGGACAGGCGAGGATCGAGGCTCAGCATAAACGg GGGAAGCTGACGGCTCGAGAGAGAATCGCTCTGCTGCTGGATCCAAACTCGTTCGTGGAGTACGACATGTTTGTGGAACATCGCTGTGCGGATTTTGGGATGCAGGCCGATCACAACAAG tatccAGGTGACAGCGTAGTCACAGGACAGGGCCGGATCAATGGCCGGCTCGTCTACATCTTCAGCCAG GACTTCACCGTGTTTGGAGGGAGTTTATCGGGAGCTCACGCCCAGAAAATCTGCAAA gtgaTGGACCAGGCGATGATGGTCGGAGCTCCGGTGATTGGGCTGAATGATTCGGGCGGAGCAAGAATCCAGGAAGGAGTCGAATCGCTCGCAGGATACGCGGACATTTTCCTG aGGAACGTGATGGCGTCAGGGGTTGTTCCCCAGATCTCTCTCATCATGGGGCCGTGTGCAGGAGGAGCTGTTTATTCTCCCGCCCTCACTGACTTCACCTTCATGGTCAAG gacaCATCATATCTTTTCATCACGGGGCCTGACGTAGTTAAATCTGTCACTAATGAGGACGTGACACAGGAGGAACTGGGAGGagccaaaacacacacctctgtGTCCG GTGTGGCTCACAAGGCGTTTGAGAACGATGTGGAAGCGTTGCTGAACCTCAGAGAGTTTTTTAATTTCCTGCCTCTCAGTAATAAAGACTCTGCTCCGGTAACAGAGTGTCACGACCCGAG TGATCGCCTTGTTCCTGGACTTGACACACTTGTTCCCTTCGAAAGCACGAAGGCCTACGACATGCTGGACATCATCCATGGC ATCGTAGATGAACGTGAGTTTTTTGAAATCATGCCCAACTACGCCAAGAACATCGTGGTGGGATTCGCCCGCATGAACGGCCGCACTatcggcattgtgggtaatcaGCCCAAAGTAGCTTCGG GATGTTTGGACATTAACTCCTCGGTGAAGGGAGCACGTTTCGTACGCTTCTGTGACGCCTTCAACATTCCCATCATCACCTTTGTGGATGTTCCTGGGTTCCTGCCAG ggACGGCGCAGGAGTACGGAGGAATCATCCGACACGGCGCCAAACTGCTGTTCGCTTTCGCAGAAGCTACGGTTCCTaaaatcaccatcatcaccaggaag gcaTATGGTGGTGCATACGACGTGATGAGCTCTAAACACCTACGTGGTGATGTTAATTACGCCTGGCCGTCAGCCGAGGTGGCCGTGATGGGAGCAAAG GGTGCTGTGCAGATTATTTTCAGGGGAAAGGAGAATCAGGCCGAGGCGGAGGCCGAGTACATGGAGACGTTTGCTAACCCTTTCCCAGCTGCTGTCCGAg GGTTTGTTGATGACATCATCCAGCCGTCCACCACGCGCATGAGGATCTGCAGAGACCTGGAGGTTCTGGCGAGCAAGAAACAGAGCAACCCGTGGAAGAAACACGCTAACATCCCGTTGTAG